A part of Desulfofundulus salinus genomic DNA contains:
- a CDS encoding TM1802 family CRISPR-associated protein produces the protein MFIEKLVAQGRPFLAYGMSPAETLRQISDVKEQGRFLENVIVIEAEGEEKFKTDALPLQTWGRYDEQGGTRRKKKIIFQAEVDRGLGTPFVIVSGGNKRAPQGRYGVPVYPVFPSHIPLLAASEKEALSFWQGRLKRTLSLPRVFSQDEEMRLAGLLKRAAADVAKKMEESQSQGHALVVLVSPQPEGPYRYADKMPVKGDRDYTLVGESVLNPGKYIVAHLPTVARYFWASKMEEGAEKGKRERCSLCGREGEAVSAYSKAWPLLAPTWHPPISEELKKGKNIDLAAAIGALCRECYSSLIVGAGVFDELSTRLPLSLTRELFVPVASAGGREVARRSKSQPPGIWGCALVVSLFAEQGEEQGEFFTDALKTLRLKQIRPDRQDRLITAITGFEAVLPDEFNSDQYRLTLIYYSGNPAQGDVHLRAVIEDVLPSTVSRLLDYMPQVAEEAVHVRRRLVGERNEEQRDGRYDSLFYLLTRAYGGCYLWHALRSVLHRRPIAWDAFTAGAAARMNGWARLGDEKLSYWNLRYEVIFYLAFRRFYNLYNSLLPGGGRKVGDWREMLNKVSSVSPAELSFDNVEELGFAAGYLVRLFDRWYWTKTGGDRGGKNFVKHRIMAFGSSLTPEMIWKKGLSRFQEYALKLDMGLPDDFRRRAGVVESEYRRLKEQVMAHKDDFIGAFWSGYALAFPAKQSD, from the coding sequence TTGTTCATTGAAAAGCTGGTAGCCCAGGGTCGTCCCTTTCTGGCCTACGGCATGTCTCCCGCGGAGACCCTGCGGCAGATTTCGGATGTCAAAGAGCAAGGACGCTTTTTAGAAAATGTGATTGTGATTGAGGCGGAAGGGGAAGAGAAGTTTAAAACAGATGCTTTACCTTTACAGACCTGGGGCAGGTATGATGAGCAAGGGGGTACAAGGAGGAAAAAGAAAATAATTTTTCAAGCTGAAGTAGACCGGGGATTGGGCACGCCTTTTGTCATTGTCAGTGGCGGAAACAAAAGGGCCCCCCAGGGCAGGTATGGTGTGCCGGTTTATCCGGTTTTTCCCAGCCATATACCCCTGCTTGCTGCCAGTGAGAAGGAAGCCCTTAGCTTCTGGCAGGGCCGGCTTAAAAGGACTTTGAGCTTGCCGAGAGTGTTCTCCCAGGATGAGGAAATGCGTCTTGCCGGGTTGTTGAAAAGAGCCGCGGCAGATGTAGCAAAAAAGATGGAGGAAAGCCAAAGCCAGGGTCATGCTTTAGTGGTGTTGGTTTCGCCGCAACCGGAAGGCCCCTACCGTTACGCTGATAAAATGCCGGTAAAAGGCGACCGCGATTACACCCTGGTGGGGGAGAGCGTCCTTAATCCGGGAAAGTATATTGTGGCCCATTTGCCCACCGTGGCCAGGTATTTTTGGGCTTCCAAAATGGAAGAAGGAGCGGAGAAAGGGAAGAGGGAAAGGTGCTCTTTGTGCGGCCGGGAGGGGGAAGCGGTATCTGCATACAGTAAAGCCTGGCCGTTGCTGGCCCCCACGTGGCATCCTCCCATTTCCGAGGAATTAAAAAAAGGCAAAAACATAGACTTAGCTGCTGCCATCGGGGCATTGTGCCGGGAATGTTATTCTTCACTGATTGTCGGCGCCGGTGTTTTCGACGAGCTTTCCACCCGTTTACCCCTATCCTTGACCAGGGAACTTTTTGTACCCGTGGCTTCTGCCGGGGGAAGGGAGGTAGCCAGGAGGTCTAAAAGCCAGCCTCCGGGTATCTGGGGATGTGCTCTCGTTGTTTCCCTTTTTGCTGAACAAGGGGAGGAGCAGGGTGAATTTTTTACTGATGCCTTAAAAACTTTAAGGCTCAAACAGATTCGCCCGGACAGGCAGGATCGGCTTATAACGGCCATAACGGGTTTTGAAGCCGTGTTGCCCGATGAATTTAACTCCGACCAGTACCGTCTTACGCTAATTTACTATTCCGGCAACCCGGCCCAGGGAGATGTGCACCTGAGGGCGGTCATTGAAGATGTGCTCCCTTCAACAGTGAGCAGGCTTTTAGATTACATGCCCCAGGTGGCGGAAGAAGCGGTACATGTGCGACGCCGCCTGGTGGGTGAACGTAACGAGGAACAACGGGATGGACGCTACGACTCCCTGTTTTACCTGCTTACCAGGGCTTACGGGGGATGTTATTTATGGCATGCCCTGCGTTCTGTTCTGCACAGGAGACCCATTGCCTGGGATGCTTTTACTGCCGGGGCCGCCGCCCGGATGAACGGTTGGGCCCGCCTGGGCGATGAAAAGCTCAGTTACTGGAATTTGCGATATGAGGTTATCTTTTACCTGGCGTTCCGCCGTTTTTACAACTTGTACAACAGTTTGCTGCCGGGAGGGGGAAGAAAAGTGGGTGATTGGCGGGAGATGTTGAATAAGGTATCGAGTGTTTCGCCAGCAGAGCTTTCTTTTGATAATGTAGAGGAGCTCGGCTTTGCCGCGGGGTATCTTGTACGACTTTTTGACCGCTGGTACTGGACGAAAACAGGTGGAGACAGGGGTGGTAAGAATTTCGTAAAACACAGAATAATGGCTTTTGGTTCCAGCCTGACTCCGGAAATGATCTGGAAGAAAGGGTTGAGTCGTTTCCAGGAATATGCCCTGAAGCTGGACATGGGGTTACCGGATGATTTCCGCCGCCGGGCGGGTGTGGTGGAAAGCGAGTACCGGCGCTTAAAGGAACAGGTCATGGCCCATAAAGACGATTTCATAGGAGCCTTCTGGAGCGGCTATGCGCTGGCTTTTCCAGCAAAGCAATCCGATTAA
- a CDS encoding helix-turn-helix domain-containing protein, with the protein MIVKGEKIRALREERGYTLQDLARRANLSLSYLSEIERGSKRPSLKTIEKLAAALNVPRAQLIEGDVTDSGLSLGDKIRIMRSEKNLSLQELANRAGISLSYLSEIERGTVYPALSTLKRIAEALEVPPTSIMGQEGSLGHKLKALREEYGLTQAQLANLAGVTAGLIGQIEQGKVQPSLKTLEKLSEVMGVSPCYFIMEPGAVDQMLSLMNPELRELLMHPNVQSVLSLVCNLTQKELQFVLNFIQLFKRSDLC; encoded by the coding sequence ATGATTGTCAAGGGGGAAAAAATTCGTGCCCTGCGGGAAGAGCGAGGATATACATTGCAGGACCTGGCCCGGCGGGCGAACCTTTCCCTATCATATTTGAGCGAAATTGAGCGGGGTTCCAAACGCCCATCTTTGAAAACCATTGAGAAGCTGGCCGCCGCCCTGAACGTACCCAGGGCACAGCTCATTGAGGGAGATGTTACGGACAGCGGCCTTTCTTTGGGCGATAAGATTCGCATTATGCGCAGTGAAAAAAACCTTTCGCTTCAGGAACTGGCCAACCGGGCGGGCATTTCCCTGTCTTACTTGAGTGAAATCGAGCGGGGCACCGTTTACCCTGCTTTAAGCACTTTAAAGCGTATTGCCGAGGCACTGGAAGTGCCACCCACTTCCATCATGGGGCAGGAGGGTTCTCTGGGCCACAAGCTGAAGGCCCTCCGGGAAGAGTACGGGCTTACCCAGGCCCAGCTGGCGAACCTGGCGGGGGTTACAGCCGGGCTTATTGGCCAGATCGAGCAGGGAAAAGTGCAGCCTTCTCTCAAAACGCTGGAAAAACTGTCCGAGGTGATGGGTGTCTCTCCGTGCTACTTTATTATGGAACCGGGGGCAGTGGATCAGATGCTCAGTTTAATGAACCCCGAACTGCGGGAGTTGCTCATGCACCCCAACGTGCAGTCGGTGTTGAGCCTGGTCTGCAACCTCACCCAGAAGGAGTTACAGTTTGTCTTGAATTTCATTCAACTCTTTAAGCGCTCTGATCTATGCTGA
- a CDS encoding indolepyruvate ferredoxin oxidoreductase subunit alpha, with product MPAYVVKDLCAGCGACAHVCPYEAITVAARLATVDPQLCRDCEECVFICPNGAITAA from the coding sequence ATGCCTGCCTATGTAGTAAAGGATCTTTGTGCCGGCTGCGGAGCCTGTGCTCACGTTTGTCCCTATGAAGCTATAACCGTTGCCGCCAGGCTGGCAACGGTTGACCCTCAGTTATGCCGGGATTGTGAAGAATGCGTTTTTATCTGCCCCAACGGAGCCATCACGGCTGCCTGA
- a CDS encoding type II toxin-antitoxin system RelE/ParE family toxin: MTEEVMHYILNHPHPKVSAKMLHDIMLLNEFGFSLPDRYIHRIWESSEKLWELRTKFSRYDERTLFFSVLGDKFLLTNCFRKTSNKVPQSEIRKAENILRKFLQTRQEGK; encoded by the coding sequence ATGACCGAGGAAGTCATGCACTACATCTTAAATCACCCCCATCCAAAAGTGTCGGCAAAAATGCTCCACGATATCATGCTGCTGAACGAATTCGGATTTAGTTTACCGGACAGATATATTCACCGCATCTGGGAAAGCTCGGAAAAATTATGGGAACTGCGGACGAAATTTTCCCGGTACGATGAGAGAACCCTCTTCTTTTCAGTTCTGGGTGATAAGTTTCTCTTAACAAATTGCTTCCGCAAAACATCGAACAAGGTACCGCAATCTGAAATCCGCAAAGCTGAAAATATTCTTCGCAAATTTCTACAAACACGACAGGAGGGAAAATGA
- a CDS encoding helix-turn-helix domain-containing protein codes for MKWSDLKNELMEDPAFRQAYEELEPEYQLIRAIIKQRKLKGMTQAELARRVGTRQSAIARLESGTYNPSLRFLKKVAKALGGKIEVSLKCDN; via the coding sequence ATGAAATGGAGCGATTTAAAAAATGAACTGATGGAAGATCCGGCTTTCCGGCAAGCTTACGAAGAGCTGGAACCGGAATACCAGCTTATCAGGGCCATCATTAAACAGCGGAAATTAAAGGGAATGACCCAGGCCGAACTCGCCCGTAGAGTCGGCACCCGTCAGTCGGCCATCGCCAGGCTAGAAAGCGGAACCTACAATCCTTCCCTTCGGTTTTTAAAGAAAGTCGCGAAAGCTCTGGGCGGGAAAATCGAAGTGTCGTTAAAATGCGACAACTGA
- a CDS encoding CRISPR-associated protein, with protein sequence MTVATGEILFVKSVKDGIPNRDPLNDSDARRIFGEEDGRISLSDVSIKRDVRDYVLAKYPDGGPDKRYFVWCRGERTPEGKLYDRDKLAELILERAVRKNETDEEQALLKSSFDMRVFGAVFSVKNKSFHKTGPVQFGWAHSLHPVETKYVQGTVVMPSGEQAGQGTIWTTYILPFAVFAMPGVINATIAQENKMSEADVELLLEGLWKGTLYRQARGRGLQQPLLLVHVEYNDPFFRIGYLEDYITLEPGREAWLGASPPTQLPDVTLDVRELAKITGSDGPFASQIKRVRWWKNPELRLLGELSGSEEKMW encoded by the coding sequence ATGACGGTGGCCACCGGAGAAATTTTATTTGTTAAGTCCGTTAAAGACGGCATTCCAAACAGGGACCCGCTTAACGACAGCGATGCCCGGCGCATCTTTGGAGAGGAAGACGGGCGCATATCCCTTTCCGATGTGAGCATAAAAAGGGATGTGCGTGACTATGTCCTGGCCAAATATCCGGATGGCGGTCCCGATAAACGCTACTTCGTCTGGTGCAGGGGAGAGCGTACTCCCGAGGGGAAACTGTATGATAGGGATAAACTGGCAGAACTCATTTTAGAACGGGCGGTGCGTAAAAATGAAACGGACGAAGAACAAGCCTTGTTGAAATCATCTTTTGACATGCGGGTCTTCGGTGCTGTGTTCAGCGTGAAGAACAAAAGTTTCCACAAAACAGGACCGGTTCAATTCGGCTGGGCCCACTCCCTGCATCCCGTGGAGACGAAATATGTCCAGGGTACCGTGGTCATGCCCAGCGGCGAACAGGCCGGGCAGGGTACCATCTGGACCACTTATATTCTTCCCTTTGCCGTCTTTGCCATGCCGGGAGTAATCAATGCTACCATTGCTCAAGAGAACAAAATGAGTGAAGCCGACGTGGAGTTATTGCTGGAGGGATTGTGGAAAGGCACCCTTTACCGCCAGGCCCGGGGCAGGGGATTGCAGCAGCCCTTGCTTTTAGTTCATGTGGAATACAATGATCCCTTCTTCCGCATCGGTTACCTGGAAGATTACATAACCCTGGAGCCGGGTAGGGAAGCATGGCTGGGTGCTAGCCCCCCAACGCAGCTGCCCGATGTAACCCTGGACGTCAGGGAACTGGCAAAAATAACCGGTTCGGACGGCCCCTTTGCCTCCCAGATTAAGAGGGTTCGCTGGTGGAAAAACCCGGAGTTAAGATTACTAGGCGAGCTTTCCGGCAGCGAGGAAAAGATGTGGTAG
- a CDS encoding helix-turn-helix domain-containing protein, which yields MAEFVTIDEIAKRLENKPQIIKEMLEYEPRYQIARAIIAERIRRGWNQGTLARKARLTQAQVSRLERGRIGNFATVAKALDALDLKLEIKPKRQAN from the coding sequence ATGGCTGAATTTGTGACCATTGACGAAATTGCTAAACGCCTTGAAAATAAGCCGCAAATCATAAAGGAGATGCTTGAATACGAACCGCGCTACCAGATCGCCAGGGCAATCATCGCCGAGCGAATCCGGCGCGGCTGGAATCAGGGAACACTTGCCCGAAAAGCCCGTTTAACCCAGGCTCAAGTGTCCCGGTTGGAAAGGGGCCGTATTGGAAATTTTGCCACTGTCGCGAAAGCTCTCGACGCCTTAGATCTCAAACTGGAGATTAAGCCGAAACGGCAAGCGAATTGA
- a CDS encoding ferritin-like domain-containing protein: MELINEDRLGVAKGTEVEEAVDKEFRGETWEVGIYLAMARQAQREGYPEVAEALKSIAMDEAWHAAHFAELNGKISESTRENLLKMLKGEQEANRGKKEVAKRARELNLDPVHDIMDESSRDEARHARTLAGLIDRYFAGNKEGLGCYCS, translated from the coding sequence TTGGAACTAATCAATGAGGACCGGCTGGGTGTGGCCAAAGGTACTGAAGTGGAAGAGGCAGTAGATAAGGAGTTTCGGGGTGAAACCTGGGAGGTGGGCATCTACCTGGCCATGGCCCGGCAGGCCCAGCGGGAGGGCTACCCCGAGGTGGCGGAAGCACTCAAGTCCATTGCCATGGATGAGGCCTGGCATGCCGCCCATTTTGCCGAGTTAAACGGGAAGATTTCCGAAAGCACCAGGGAAAATCTGCTCAAAATGCTTAAAGGTGAGCAGGAAGCCAACCGGGGCAAAAAGGAAGTGGCCAAACGGGCCAGGGAGTTAAACCTGGACCCGGTGCATGATATTATGGACGAATCGTCCCGGGATGAGGCCAGGCACGCCCGTACTCTGGCCGGCCTGATAGACCGGTATTTTGCTGGTAATAAGGAAGGCCTGGGGTGCTACTGCAGTTAA
- a CDS encoding glutaredoxin family protein — MTTEPVTVYTTPTUPHCRTVKEFLSQKGVKFTEKNVAEDEIARSEMVRKTGRLAVPTITVGERVVVGFNREELEKLLH, encoded by the coding sequence GTGACTACGGAACCCGTAACGGTGTATACCACCCCCACCTGACCCCACTGCCGCACGGTGAAAGAGTTTCTTTCCCAAAAGGGCGTGAAATTCACGGAAAAGAACGTGGCCGAGGACGAAATAGCCCGCAGTGAAATGGTGCGCAAAACCGGCCGCCTGGCCGTGCCCACCATTACCGTGGGAGAACGGGTGGTGGTGGGGTTCAACCGGGAGGAACTGGAAAAATTGTTACATTAA
- a CDS encoding FmdB family zinc ribbon protein, translated as MPIYDFQCNSCGHKFTLLVGIDDRDKVTCPQCQSRDVRQLITGCAVRIKGGSCGGGQSSSGSAGG; from the coding sequence ATGCCCATTTACGACTTCCAGTGCAACAGTTGCGGCCACAAATTTACCCTGCTGGTGGGGATTGATGACCGGGACAAGGTTACCTGTCCCCAGTGCCAGAGCCGGGATGTACGCCAGCTGATTACCGGCTGTGCCGTTCGCATAAAGGGCGGCAGTTGCGGTGGCGGGCAAAGCAGTTCTGGTTCTGCCGGCGGCTGA
- the cas3 gene encoding CRISPR-associated helicase Cas3', whose translation MSVVKAYPLSECIARPKGPGGEDYPLVDHLLAVANGMGNPQEDIYDRLRFLAGLLHDAGKSRYNWQEYIRGRGKGVPHAFAGAMLFAVCLDELIKKWDLKLKEKQALLHLGLGLVHFLYEHHGEIPDINDCYPPWTGGFVPSDLKECDLEGIFTLVRKYFPELDEKGISFTALDERLQEINLRWKNWFQNAWRHVDRLLESGNRYAVGARLCLQRENARLIAADRFHAAGVRVDELPEEYISPGLARQVQARIEQFCSARKQVLTAAGADRLLLGAREKWRRKAVEAFAREWGNGVFTLELPTGYGKTLTSLSIALKAIELGLCRRIVYVAPYISILSQAATEIQGSTGLNVMTHHHISTLQRLMEEERDEDVLLESWRAPVVATTFNQLFRALFPSRAQHTLRLHGLKDSFVIVDEPQIISAGVWNLFLALMEATTAELNTKVLLTTATLPELEGGIFNSAVSLGKAEVVIARFSVEVRGEGDEEYLAREAVEAYKDYGSVAVICNTVKDAAEVYRWLIKLVPGETVYFLSGRLTPLHKKARIEEIRQALKNGSRALVVCTQVLEAGVDLSFRVVFRALPVIPSVVQAAGRCNRHGEGETGRLYVLNLLRGGETDTRNYVYRDPDQREVTDKCLTNYPVFSEYEASQVVREFYRECFRRNTHQAVLEKILEAASGYYSAPANVHPFGPEVPGYGIFVPRWWGEPPEIIKTALRKFHISRPDEIWELYAGKDFLRSLSFMERKAFMGLMNHFVVQVPAEVAQEIGEPASNRSLLRLRYDSRYRDDTGLSVVDMKDEHEAWFI comes from the coding sequence GTGTCTGTGGTGAAGGCTTATCCCTTATCCGAGTGTATCGCCCGTCCTAAGGGACCTGGGGGAGAAGATTATCCGCTGGTCGATCACCTGCTGGCCGTAGCTAATGGTATGGGCAATCCTCAAGAAGACATTTATGACCGTTTACGTTTCCTGGCCGGGCTTTTACATGATGCGGGAAAAAGCCGTTACAACTGGCAGGAGTATATTCGCGGGCGCGGTAAAGGAGTTCCCCACGCCTTTGCCGGGGCCATGCTTTTCGCCGTGTGTTTGGACGAACTCATAAAGAAGTGGGACTTAAAGCTAAAGGAAAAACAGGCCCTCCTCCATCTGGGGTTGGGCCTCGTCCACTTCCTTTACGAGCACCACGGTGAGATACCCGATATCAATGATTGTTACCCACCCTGGACAGGAGGTTTTGTACCTTCTGATTTAAAAGAGTGTGATTTGGAAGGTATATTTACCCTGGTGAGAAAATATTTCCCGGAGCTGGATGAAAAAGGCATTTCATTTACCGCCCTTGACGAGAGATTGCAAGAAATTAATTTACGCTGGAAGAACTGGTTTCAGAATGCATGGCGCCATGTAGACAGATTGCTGGAAAGCGGCAACCGCTATGCCGTAGGTGCGCGGTTGTGCCTTCAGCGGGAAAATGCCCGTTTAATTGCCGCCGACCGCTTCCATGCCGCAGGCGTCCGGGTTGATGAACTGCCGGAAGAATATATCTCACCCGGCCTGGCCCGCCAGGTGCAAGCCAGGATAGAACAATTTTGCTCCGCCCGGAAGCAAGTTTTAACAGCGGCCGGGGCAGACCGGTTGTTGCTGGGTGCGAGGGAAAAATGGCGGAGAAAGGCGGTAGAGGCATTTGCCCGGGAATGGGGTAATGGTGTGTTTACCCTGGAACTGCCCACGGGATATGGGAAGACCCTCACCTCTTTGAGCATAGCCCTGAAGGCCATCGAATTGGGGTTGTGCAGGCGCATCGTTTATGTAGCGCCATATATCTCCATTCTCTCCCAGGCGGCAACGGAAATCCAGGGTTCCACGGGTTTAAATGTGATGACCCATCACCATATTTCTACACTGCAAAGGCTAATGGAAGAAGAGCGGGACGAAGATGTGCTTCTGGAATCGTGGCGGGCTCCTGTGGTGGCCACCACGTTCAACCAGCTGTTCCGCGCCCTTTTCCCCTCCCGGGCCCAGCATACCTTGAGGCTTCACGGTTTAAAAGACTCCTTTGTTATTGTGGATGAACCTCAAATTATCAGTGCCGGCGTCTGGAACCTCTTTTTAGCCCTGATGGAGGCAACTACCGCGGAACTGAACACCAAAGTTCTCCTCACTACTGCCACCCTCCCGGAGCTGGAAGGGGGTATTTTCAATTCGGCTGTATCCCTCGGAAAAGCCGAAGTTGTGATTGCCCGCTTCTCCGTAGAAGTCCGGGGTGAGGGGGATGAAGAGTACCTGGCCCGGGAGGCTGTAGAAGCCTACAAGGATTATGGGTCGGTAGCGGTAATCTGCAATACCGTTAAGGATGCGGCGGAGGTTTACCGGTGGTTAATAAAATTAGTCCCTGGCGAAACTGTTTATTTTCTTTCCGGCAGGCTTACCCCCCTGCATAAAAAGGCGCGCATCGAGGAGATCAGGCAGGCGTTGAAAAATGGTTCCAGGGCCCTGGTGGTTTGTACCCAGGTGCTAGAAGCGGGAGTGGATTTAAGCTTTCGCGTCGTGTTTCGAGCCCTGCCGGTTATACCCTCTGTAGTACAGGCGGCCGGGAGGTGCAACCGTCACGGGGAAGGGGAAACCGGGCGTTTATACGTGCTGAACTTATTGCGGGGAGGGGAAACTGACACACGTAATTATGTCTACCGGGACCCGGATCAAAGGGAAGTTACAGATAAGTGTTTGACAAACTATCCTGTTTTTTCGGAATATGAGGCATCGCAGGTGGTGCGGGAATTTTACCGTGAGTGTTTTCGCCGCAACACCCATCAGGCCGTCCTGGAGAAAATCCTGGAGGCTGCCTCGGGCTATTACTCTGCTCCCGCAAATGTGCATCCATTCGGTCCCGAGGTTCCCGGGTACGGCATCTTTGTACCCAGGTGGTGGGGTGAACCACCAGAGATAATTAAGACTGCTTTGCGGAAATTCCATATTTCCCGTCCTGATGAAATCTGGGAGTTGTATGCAGGCAAAGATTTTCTAAGGTCGTTAAGCTTTATGGAGAGAAAAGCTTTCATGGGGTTGATGAACCACTTTGTCGTCCAGGTCCCCGCAGAAGTGGCTCAAGAAATCGGTGAGCCTGCTTCCAACAGGTCATTGTTGCGTTTGAGATATGATTCCCGCTACCGGGATGACACGGGCCTTTCGGTGGTGGATATGAAAGATGAGCACGAAGCCTGGTTTATCTGA
- a CDS encoding DUF554 domain-containing protein: MVGTLINAAAICAGAVLGALLKKGIPQRVGDTVIQGLGLAVILIGAQMALQTKNPLIVIGSLALGGVVGSGLDIEGRLESLGKRIEARFGRPGESGMAYAFVTASLIFCVGAMAVMGAIEDGLTGNPKTLIAKAMLDGIAATIFASTMGIGVLFSAVPVLIYQGSITLAARFVGAGLSPWVVAELTATGGLLIVAIGLNLIKAARIKVGNLLPAIFIAAIITAVIEMTRQ, translated from the coding sequence TTGGTTGGCACATTAATTAACGCAGCAGCTATTTGTGCAGGTGCGGTGCTCGGTGCCTTACTTAAAAAAGGCATACCGCAGAGAGTGGGTGATACGGTCATACAGGGGCTCGGCCTGGCCGTCATCCTGATTGGTGCCCAGATGGCCCTGCAAACCAAAAACCCGCTTATTGTCATTGGCAGCCTTGCGCTGGGCGGTGTGGTGGGATCAGGTTTGGACATTGAGGGCAGGCTGGAGTCCCTGGGGAAACGCATCGAGGCCAGATTTGGCCGCCCCGGGGAGAGCGGCATGGCTTATGCCTTTGTTACCGCCAGCCTGATTTTTTGCGTTGGTGCTATGGCCGTAATGGGTGCCATCGAGGACGGGCTCACCGGCAACCCCAAAACCCTGATCGCCAAGGCCATGCTGGATGGTATCGCCGCCACTATTTTTGCCTCCACTATGGGCATCGGGGTGCTTTTTTCGGCTGTTCCGGTGCTTATTTACCAGGGCAGCATTACCCTTGCCGCACGATTCGTAGGTGCAGGCTTAAGCCCCTGGGTGGTGGCGGAGCTTACCGCCACCGGTGGCCTACTCATTGTGGCCATTGGGTTGAATTTAATCAAGGCTGCCCGGATTAAAGTGGGAAACCTTTTACCCGCCATTTTTATTGCGGCCATTATCACAGCCGTTATTGAAATGACGAGGCAGTAG
- the cas5 gene encoding CRISPR-associated protein Cas5: MTDYLKVLIFSLRAKIAHFRQPDTIITQATYPFPPRPTMHGLLASVLGIDFSTREGKAFLNDPHFIGLSLLSPVRTVCVQMSLLGKGFVSGEGDFFNRPTVVEMVVEPRYRVYYAGKWVEELSEKIRANKSVYHTYLGSAYCLTFPEYEDTVEARLLQPVPEDPIPVHTVVPRELAAHIALEAGAAYAAARAMPYQHCGGRIFERTVTVLYEEKGETLKVRFKEKPPFPYLAVELPGGEVACLW, encoded by the coding sequence TTGACCGATTACCTGAAAGTATTGATCTTTTCCTTACGGGCTAAAATCGCACATTTCCGGCAACCCGATACCATCATCACCCAGGCGACCTATCCTTTTCCACCCCGGCCAACCATGCACGGGCTTTTAGCTTCGGTTTTGGGGATTGACTTTTCCACAAGGGAAGGAAAGGCCTTTCTCAATGACCCGCATTTTATAGGCCTGTCCCTCCTTTCACCTGTACGCACCGTATGTGTGCAGATGTCATTGCTGGGCAAAGGCTTTGTCAGCGGAGAGGGGGATTTTTTTAACCGCCCCACCGTGGTGGAGATGGTGGTTGAGCCCCGCTACCGCGTTTACTATGCCGGTAAATGGGTAGAAGAATTATCCGAAAAAATACGTGCCAACAAAAGCGTTTACCACACCTATTTGGGCAGCGCCTACTGCCTTACGTTTCCCGAATACGAGGATACAGTAGAAGCCAGGTTGTTGCAACCTGTGCCCGAAGATCCAATCCCTGTGCATACCGTGGTACCACGGGAGCTGGCGGCCCACATAGCTCTGGAGGCGGGAGCTGCCTATGCCGCGGCAAGGGCCATGCCCTATCAACATTGCGGCGGAAGAATCTTCGAGAGAACCGTTACGGTGCTTTACGAGGAAAAGGGTGAAACTTTAAAGGTTCGTTTCAAGGAGAAGCCGCCATTTCCCTACCTTGCCGTAGAACTGCCGGGGGGAGAAGTTGCGTGTCTGTGGTGA
- the trxA gene encoding thioredoxin — MALELNESNFDSEVLQSTQPVLVDFWAPWCGPCRSMAPIIDELATEFAGRVKVAKVNVDQNRALAGRYGVMSIPTLIMFKAGQVVGQMVGYTPKGVLAKKLESLL, encoded by the coding sequence ATGGCCCTGGAATTAAATGAAAGCAATTTTGACAGCGAAGTTTTACAATCCACCCAGCCGGTACTGGTGGATTTCTGGGCGCCCTGGTGCGGTCCCTGCCGCAGTATGGCTCCCATTATTGATGAACTGGCCACCGAATTTGCCGGCCGGGTAAAGGTGGCCAAGGTAAACGTGGATCAAAACCGGGCCCTGGCCGGCCGTTACGGTGTCATGAGCATTCCCACGTTAATTATGTTTAAGGCCGGACAGGTGGTGGGCCAGATGGTCGGCTATACTCCCAAGGGGGTCCTGGCTAAAAAGCTTGAAAGCCTGCTGTAG
- a CDS encoding type II toxin-antitoxin system RelE/ParE family toxin — protein sequence MRWEVEFYKSAAGRKPAADFIVSLQPKEQAKIARAIDLLEEFGPQIGMPYVRHLDGGLWELRVPFGGQTFRLLFFIEGNTLIMVHGFSKKTPKTPLKELNTAIARMKDYKRRIGDNK from the coding sequence ATGCGCTGGGAAGTTGAATTTTACAAAAGCGCTGCGGGCAGGAAACCGGCGGCCGATTTTATTGTGTCGCTGCAGCCGAAAGAACAGGCGAAAATTGCCCGGGCCATCGACCTCCTGGAAGAATTCGGCCCGCAGATCGGGATGCCTTATGTTAGGCACCTGGACGGCGGTCTTTGGGAATTGCGCGTGCCATTCGGCGGGCAGACGTTCCGACTGCTGTTTTTCATCGAGGGTAACACCCTGATTATGGTGCACGGCTTTTCCAAGAAGACCCCGAAAACGCCGCTTAAAGAGCTGAATACCGCCATTGCAAGGATGAAAGACTACAAAAGAAGGATCGGTGATAACAAATGA